The Streptomyces kanamyceticus genome window below encodes:
- a CDS encoding fatty acid desaturase family protein, protein MTAIDPTVHLTAEQVEELGRELDAIRDEVIADRGEKDADYIRKVISAQRKLELVSRGVLLFSIFPPAWLIGTAGLSVAKIMDNMEIGHNILHGQWDWMRDPKIHSTTWEWDHVSPSEQWKHSHNELHHTYTNVIGKDNDLGYGIMRVDEDQKWHPFHLGQPLWNFLNACFFEYGIAAYDLELGKNLHKRRRKNPEFRARAKAVGRKIRKQVLKDYVIHPLLSGPSFLPTLGATFTANLVRNIWTHSVIMCGHFPEGVQVFERRSIKGETRGQWYLRQMMGSANISGSKAMHFMTGNLSHQIEHHLFPDLPSNRYAEVAVKVRALFEKYELEYVTGPLPKQVFSAWHKVFRLSLPNKKPTVKTPNREKELVAA, encoded by the coding sequence TTGACCGCCATCGACCCCACCGTCCACCTGACCGCGGAGCAGGTCGAGGAGCTCGGCCGCGAGCTGGACGCGATCCGCGACGAGGTGATCGCCGACCGCGGCGAGAAAGACGCCGACTACATCCGCAAGGTCATCTCGGCGCAGCGCAAGCTCGAACTGGTCAGCAGGGGCGTCCTGCTGTTCTCGATCTTCCCGCCCGCGTGGCTGATCGGCACCGCCGGTCTGTCCGTGGCGAAGATCATGGACAACATGGAGATCGGCCACAACATCCTGCACGGCCAGTGGGACTGGATGCGAGACCCTAAGATCCACTCCACCACCTGGGAGTGGGATCACGTCTCGCCGTCCGAGCAGTGGAAGCACTCGCACAACGAGCTGCACCACACGTACACCAACGTGATCGGCAAGGACAACGACCTCGGCTACGGCATCATGCGCGTCGACGAGGACCAGAAGTGGCACCCCTTCCACCTCGGCCAGCCCCTGTGGAACTTCCTCAACGCCTGCTTCTTCGAGTACGGCATCGCGGCGTACGACCTGGAGCTCGGCAAGAACCTGCACAAGCGCCGCCGCAAGAACCCGGAGTTCCGCGCGCGGGCCAAGGCCGTGGGCCGCAAGATCCGCAAGCAGGTGCTCAAGGACTACGTGATCCACCCACTCCTTTCGGGCCCGTCGTTCCTCCCCACGCTCGGCGCCACGTTCACCGCGAACCTGGTCCGCAACATCTGGACCCACTCGGTGATCATGTGCGGGCACTTCCCCGAGGGTGTGCAGGTCTTCGAACGCCGGTCGATCAAGGGCGAGACGCGCGGCCAGTGGTACCTGCGCCAGATGATGGGCTCGGCGAACATCAGCGGCAGCAAGGCCATGCACTTCATGACCGGCAACCTGTCGCACCAGATCGAGCACCACCTGTTCCCGGACCTGCCGAGCAACCGGTACGCCGAGGTCGCGGTGAAGGTGCGCGCGCTGTTCGAAAAGTACGAGCTGGAGTACGTCACCGGGCCGCTGCCCAAGCAGGTGTTCTCCGCGTGGCACAAGGTCTTCCGGCTCTCGCTGCCGAACAAGAAGCCCACGGTCAAGACGCCGAACCGCGAGAAGGAGCTCGTCGCGGCCTGA
- a CDS encoding short-chain fatty acyl-CoA regulator family protein translates to MARPPARKIYAHAKLRRLRTERGMNQVELARSLGISTSYLNQIEHSQRPLTAPVLLRIAEVLGVEPEFFSEASEERLATDLRAALGDEATGVSASAEEAIEVARDHPEVARALVALHHRYRDASEQVAALASASADAPVTTLPPAEPHDEVRDFFYAHHNHFEPLDTEAERMARRWGFDSARSTANILEQHLAERHRVTVVKAAPEHSADSRRYDPTSRLLFLSPWLTEGQLPFQLATQIALLEHASLLDQLVGEAGLSSTQAAALARIGLASYFAGALLMPYSAFRSAAEELRYDIELLQARFGVGFESVCHRLSTLQRSGRRGVPFSFLRVDRAGNVSKRQSATAFHFSRLGGTCPLWTVYTAFSSPGRILTQVAEMPDGKRYFWVARTVTRGGAGHRAPRAEFAVALGCELRHAHRLVYAEGVALDDPRAATPIGLGCRICERRDCAQRARPPAGGTLAVDPDRRTYVPYPVETSGSS, encoded by the coding sequence ATGGCACGGCCTCCCGCACGAAAGATCTACGCGCATGCCAAGCTCCGCCGACTGCGCACCGAGCGCGGCATGAACCAGGTCGAACTGGCCCGCTCGCTCGGCATCTCGACGAGCTATCTGAACCAGATCGAGCACAGCCAGCGGCCCCTCACCGCACCCGTACTGCTGCGCATCGCCGAAGTCCTGGGCGTCGAACCCGAGTTCTTCTCCGAAGCGTCGGAAGAACGCCTCGCGACGGATCTGCGTGCCGCCCTCGGCGACGAGGCGACCGGGGTGTCGGCATCGGCCGAGGAAGCCATCGAGGTGGCCCGCGACCACCCTGAGGTGGCCCGAGCCCTGGTGGCCCTGCACCACCGCTACCGGGATGCCTCCGAACAGGTCGCCGCGCTGGCTTCGGCCTCCGCCGACGCCCCGGTGACCACCCTGCCCCCGGCGGAGCCGCACGACGAGGTGCGCGACTTCTTCTACGCCCATCACAATCACTTCGAGCCACTCGACACCGAGGCAGAGCGCATGGCGCGGCGATGGGGGTTCGACTCGGCCCGGTCGACGGCGAACATTCTGGAACAGCACCTCGCCGAACGGCATCGCGTCACCGTGGTGAAGGCGGCGCCGGAGCACTCCGCGGACTCCCGGCGCTACGATCCGACGAGCCGTCTGCTGTTCCTCTCACCGTGGCTGACGGAAGGCCAGTTGCCCTTCCAACTCGCCACCCAGATTGCACTCTTGGAGCACGCGTCGCTGCTCGATCAGCTGGTCGGCGAGGCCGGACTGTCCTCCACGCAAGCTGCCGCACTGGCCCGCATCGGGCTCGCCAGCTACTTCGCCGGTGCCCTGCTCATGCCGTACTCGGCGTTCCGGTCCGCCGCCGAAGAACTGCGCTACGACATCGAGTTGCTCCAGGCCCGCTTCGGTGTCGGTTTCGAGAGCGTCTGCCACCGCCTCAGCACCCTCCAGCGGTCCGGGCGACGAGGGGTGCCCTTCTCGTTCCTGCGAGTGGACCGCGCCGGCAACGTGTCCAAGCGGCAGTCAGCCACGGCCTTCCACTTCTCCAGGCTCGGCGGCACGTGCCCGCTGTGGACGGTGTACACCGCATTCTCCTCACCCGGTCGCATTCTCACCCAGGTTGCGGAGATGCCTGACGGGAAGCGCTACTTCTGGGTGGCGCGCACGGTCACCAGGGGCGGAGCAGGACATCGCGCACCACGCGCCGAGTTCGCGGTGGCGCTGGGGTGCGAACTGCGGCACGCGCACCGCCTGGTCTATGCGGAAGGCGTGGCCCTGGACGATCCGAGGGCAGCGACGCCCATCGGGCTTGGCTGCCGCATCT